The following proteins are co-located in the Maridesulfovibrio sp. genome:
- a CDS encoding class I SAM-dependent methyltransferase, producing MKPVMNAFTKQQELWNQIFTESESYFGEQPSMLAQKSLELFRENNVCSVLETGCGQGRDTFLFAQDGIKVTALDYSPRAVDEISAKATSSSLSSCIDSRCFDIRKPLPFDSESFDACYSHMLLCMELTMAEISCALSELHRVLKPSGLAIYSVRSIFDRHYRAGEHLGENLYEVGKFAVHFFSEDKLRGLASGFKIKSIERIEEGALPRDLFCIVMEKCSTRYAPTFESCFGGNSQTDNVPFARNRAHYHCPGGT from the coding sequence ATGAAGCCGGTAATGAATGCCTTTACCAAGCAGCAAGAGCTTTGGAATCAAATCTTTACAGAGTCCGAAAGTTATTTTGGAGAACAACCCAGTATGTTGGCGCAGAAGTCGCTTGAGTTGTTCCGGGAAAATAACGTTTGTTCCGTATTGGAGACCGGGTGCGGACAGGGGCGTGATACGTTTTTGTTTGCGCAAGACGGTATCAAGGTTACTGCTCTTGATTATTCCCCCCGGGCTGTTGATGAAATTTCCGCCAAAGCCACTTCTTCCTCCCTCTCATCCTGTATTGATTCCCGTTGCTTCGATATCCGCAAACCTCTTCCTTTTGACTCCGAATCCTTTGATGCCTGTTACTCCCATATGCTTTTATGCATGGAGTTGACCATGGCTGAGATTTCCTGTGCCTTGAGTGAATTGCACAGGGTCCTGAAACCCAGTGGACTGGCGATCTATTCTGTGCGATCCATCTTTGACCGCCATTATCGTGCAGGTGAACATCTGGGCGAGAACCTGTATGAGGTCGGAAAGTTTGCGGTTCATTTTTTTAGCGAGGACAAGCTTCGCGGACTGGCGAGCGGCTTCAAAATTAAATCCATTGAACGGATTGAAGAAGGCGCGCTTCCCAGAGATCTTTTTTGTATAGTGATGGAGAAATGCTCCACTCGCTACGCCCCGACATTTGAATCCTGTTTCGGCGGAAACAGTCAAACGGATAACGTTCCGTTTGCCCGCAACCGGGCGCATTATCATTGCCCCGGCGGAACGTGA
- a CDS encoding isoprenylcysteine carboxylmethyltransferase family protein yields MEERKRSVFGVGLKIFKPTIIYGLASLIITLIFPKIFLMTFLPSAAFNILGGMLLGIGIAFLFISGVTVKKAIAEERLETTGTFAIVRNPLYFAWIAFIFTGSAIATQAWLLFGMCFVAYYKFLHHIPEEEAVLEEIFGKQYMDYKKQVPSIVPNLKELL; encoded by the coding sequence GAAGAACGCAAAAGAAGTGTATTCGGAGTCGGCCTGAAAATCTTCAAGCCCACAATTATTTACGGCCTTGCATCCTTGATCATCACACTGATCTTTCCCAAAATTTTCTTGATGACTTTCCTGCCCAGTGCAGCATTCAATATTCTGGGCGGCATGCTGCTTGGAATCGGTATAGCATTTCTTTTTATCTCCGGAGTAACTGTAAAAAAGGCAATTGCTGAAGAACGGCTGGAAACAACAGGAACCTTCGCCATAGTTCGCAACCCGCTCTATTTTGCATGGATCGCCTTCATCTTCACCGGAAGCGCCATTGCCACTCAGGCTTGGCTACTCTTTGGCATGTGTTTTGTTGCCTACTACAAATTCCTGCACCATATTCCCGAAGAGGAAGCTGTTCTGGAAGAAATTTTCGGTAAACAATATATGGACTATAAAAAGCAGGTTCCATCCATTGTTCCCAACCTTAAAGAACTGCTCTAG